ACCAGCACGACCGGCGCTTCCCGGGGTTGTGGCTGACCGCCGGTCGCCCAGGTCAAGCCTTCGCGGCCGGCCGGGTCGGTCACCACGACGACCGCGCGATCCTGGAGATTCCAGCTGGAGGGGGCTTCCATGGCCAACGCCAGCAGCGTGTGCAACGTGGTCGGGGGAACCGGGTCGGGCAGATAGTGGCGGACGGTGCGGCGGGTGCGAATCGCGTCGGCGACGCTGAGCTGTGTCATGCCACTAACTATTGGAGAGTGGCACTCTTTCGGGAAGACAGCACTAATTAGTGCGCTACTCTCCAAAAGGTGACGATCGTCGAATCCTCGGGCCTGCCGGCCGACGTCTACTCGGCCAAATGCCCCACCCGGCAGGTTCTCGATCACATCGCGGGCAAATGGACCGTGCTGGTGATCGATTCGCTGCTGCAACACGACACCCTGCGCTATACGGAGTTGTCCCGTCGCATCGGCGGTGTCTCGCAGAAGATGCTCACCCAGACCCTGCGCAGTCTGGAATCCGATGGATTCCTCACCCGCACCGTGCATCCCACGATTCCGCCCCGGGTCGAGTACGAACTCACCGCCCTCGGGCGCAGTCTCGCCGAACCCATTGCGGCGCTACGACTGTGGACCGAGGAGCACATCAACGAGATCGAACGAGCGCGAGCCGCCCGCGACTGACGACTGTCGCGGGCGGCACGCTCCCGGCTGCCTCAGCTGCCGGGGAACCCCGGGGGAAGCGGGGTGAACTGGGCGTTGAATTTCGGGCCGGGCGGGAGGCCGCGCAGCACGGCGCTGAGCCAGGCGACGGCGGGGATCCAGCCGGTGACGGCGTTGGTGACGTGTTCGGGCACGGGCACCGTGTAGAAGCGCAGGTCGGCGCCGCGGTCCCAGTAGGAGTCGACGGTGGGCAGGACCACCGACGGCGGGATCAGTTCGTCCCACATGCCGTGCCACCACAGGATCGGGGAGTCGGGGATGTAGTGGCCGAGGCTGTTGTCCTCGAGCACCTTCACGACCTGCGGCGAGGTCTCGAGTGACTTGCCGGGCTGGTAGTAGGCGCTGATGGGCCGGTACGCGCCCTGCGCGGCAATGGTTGCATAGCAACGACTCTGGAAGTCCTTCAGCAGGCCCTGCCCCTCCTCGGTGAGCAGGTCCTCCGGCTTGAAGATGTCCGGGTATTCGCGGGCGAGGCTGGCGAATCCGAGCCACATGGTGAAGTTGCTGATCCCGGTCAGCCCGGGTTCGGACTTGGTGGCGAATTCCGCCTCGGCGAGCAGGTTGCCGGGGGTGCCGCCGATGCTGGTGCCCAGCAGCCGCACATCGGGCGCGTAGCTCTGCCGCAGTTCCGCGGCCCGCAGGGAGCCGGACCCGCCCCCGGAGTAGCCGTAGAGCGCGAAGCCGGAGTCGGTGAGCCCCAGCGCGGGATCGTTCTTCACCGCGCGCAGGCTGTCGAGCACCATCTTGCCTTCACCATAGGTGTTGAAGGTGTTGAACTTTCCGTCGAAGTCGGGGACGTTGATCGCGAATCCCTGTGCCAGCCAGTACATCACCAGCGTGGATTCCTTCATGGTCCCGGTCTGCAGCGTGTGCGAGGGGTTGCACGCCGAGTCGGTGGAGTCGATGGCCTCCTGGAAGGAGACGACCGGCCGCGGGCTGCCCGCCCACAGAATGCCCGGCACGATCACGGTCGTGGCGGTGACGATCGGATTGTCGTGCACGTCGTTGGACCGGTACAGCAGCTGTTTGGTGTACACCGGCACCGGCAGCCCGAGCAGCCGGGTCTGCACCTCGCGACTGCGCACGATCTCACCGGGCGCGTAGTCGGCGAGATTCGCCGGATCGTCGTACCAGGGGTCCTGATCCGGGCTGGGGATCGGCAGCAGATCGTAGAGCTGCGGTTCGGACGGGAGTTGCGGCAGCTGGTTCTGATCGGGCGGGAAGCTGGGCGGGAACTCCGGATCGGCCGCGGCCACCCCGGCCGCCGCCACCGTCAGGCAGGCCGACATCACCGCCACCGTCAGCCGCCGTAGCGGGGACCTGTTCACTTCGCCCTCCCAGTGCTCCGTTGCCTTGGATGTGCGAGGTCACAGCCGCACCCGCACATGACTCAGCTCACCGCACGCAAAACCGCAGCGCAATTGGCGGAATCCCGACTGCGCCGCGCCTCGTTTGTGAATGTGCACGAGCCGCGGCGCACGGGCGGGCTCAGTGCTGGAATTGTCCGCGCAGCTCAGAATGACGTCGTCGTCACGGGAGGCGAAGGTGAGATAGCCGTCCTCGTCGCGGGAGGCGACATCGCCGGTCAGATACCACTTCCCGTCGGCGGTGAAGCGTGCCGCACCGGCCTCGGGCGCGTTGCGGTAGCCGCGGAATGTGAGCAGCGGGCTGGAGGTCGCGATGGCCACCCGCCCCGCCTCGCCCGCCGGCGCGGGCTCCTCGGAGTCCAGCCCGAGAATCTCGACGGTGTAGCCCGGCATCGGCCGCCCCATGGACCCGATCTTGATGTCCGCCAACAGATCCGGATGCCAGGCATTGACCACCGTCATCCCGGTCTCGGTCTGCCCGTAGTGATCGCGAATGGCTAACCCCAAGGCACGTTCGGACCAGGTGATGACATCCGGCGTGAGCGGCTCCCCCGCCGAGGACAACCGCCGCAACGCCACCCCGTCCGGCACCGCACTGTTGCGTAGCGCCCGGTAAACAGTCGGCGCCGCAGCGAAATTGGTGACCCCGAACCGCTCGAGCACCCGCCAGGTCAACGCCGGATCGAAGGCCGCGCACACCAACAGGCTGCGCCGCCGCGGCGCCTTCGGTGCCAAAGGCCATTTGCCCGCACGAACTCGTCGAGGTAGTGGCCCGAGGGGCTGCTGGCACATCCGAAGGCAAGAGGCAAGAACGTCAGGACGCGCGCCGGTGGCGGTATTCTTCGGCAGCAGCCAGCAGGACCGACAGCGGCAGCAGGCAGCATCGTTCTCGGACGGCACAGCAGGTAGATATCCGTGGCCACCTGGCGCCCTTGGCCGGACCCTTCAGCGCCCCCGGCGCAGCAGGTAGATGTCCATGATCCAGCCCTTGGACTGGCGGAGTTCGGTGCGGCGGGCGGTGATGGCGTGTTCGACGGCGCGCAAGGGGCCTTCGATGATGGTTTCGTCGGGCATGCCGAGGTAGGCGCCCCACCAGATGTGGATGTCGTCGCCGGGGATATGGGTGAAGGAGCAGTCGGCGTCGAGCATCACCAGGGTGGATTGGCCGGCGGCGAGGCCGTCGTCGCGCAGTTTGCGGCCGGTGGTGATGTGCAGGGGTTCGCCGATCTCGTGCAACACCATCCGGTGCGCGGCGGCCAGGGCCTGGACGCTGGTGATGCCGGGAATCACCTCGTAGTCGAAGTGGATTCGCGCGCGCCGCAGAACACGCTCCACGATGCGCAGCGTGCTGTCGTAGAGCGAGGGGTCGCCCCAGACGAGAATGCCGCCCACGCCGTCGGTTTCGGCGAAGGCCCGCTCCAGCAGTTCGGCCCGCGCCTCGTGCCAGTCGGTGACCGCGCCCTGATAGGCGGCGTCCGCGCCGCTGCCGGGCACGGTCCGGTCGCGAGGCGGGTCGGCGATCTCCACGACCGTGTGCGGCTGGGTCGCGTGCTCGGCGAGGATGGCGGCGCGCACGTCCACGAGTTCCTGGGTGCCATCGCCTTTTTTGCCGATCACGAAGAAGACGTCCACCTGGCGCATCGCCTTGACGGCCCGCACCGTCACCTGGTCCGGGTCCCCCGCCCCGATTCCGATCACAAACAGTTTCCGCACGGGGCCCAAGCTTGCCAGGCGCCGCGGTGCGTAAGCTTGCCAGGCGTGGAGAGCGGCCGAGAGACCCGGGACAGCGCCCGGGATACGCAGTACGAGGACCTGCTTCGCCTGGTGCTGGAGTCCGGCACCCCCAAGGCGGATCGCACCGGAACCGGCACCCGCAGCATTTTCGGGCATCAGCTCCGCTACGACCTGTCGCAGGGTTTCCCGCTGATCACCACCAAGAAGGTGCATCTCAAATCGATCGTCTACGAGCTGCTGTGGTTTCTGCGCGGCGACTCGAACGTGCAGTGGCTGCAGGACAACGGCGTCACCATCTGGGACGAATGGGCCGACGCGAACGGCGAACTGGGCCCGGTCTACGGCGTGCAGTGGCGCTCGTGGCCGACCCCGGACGGCACCCACATCGATCAGATCTCGCAGGTGCTGCAAACCCTGCGCACCGATCCGGATTCGCGTCGCATGATCGTCTCGGCCTGGAATGTGGCGGAGCTGAACAAGATGGCGCTGGCCCCCTGCCACGCCTTCTTCCAGTTCTATGTCGCCGACGGCAAGCTGTCGTGCCAGCTGTATCAGCGCAGCGCGGACCTGTTCCTGGGCGTCCCGTTCAATATCGCCAGCTACGCCCTGCTGACCCACATGGTGGCGCAGCAGACCGAGTTGCTGCCCGGCGATTTCATCTGGACCGGCGGCGACGTGCACATTTACGACAATCACGACGCCCAGGTGCGCGAGCAGCTGACCCGCGAGCCCTACCCGTTCCCGACCCTGCACCTGCGGCCCACCACCTCGCTGTTCGACTACTCCTACGAGGACGTGGAAATCCAGGGCTACCAGCATCATCCGGCCATCAAGGCCCCGGTGGCGGTATGAGTGGTCAGGGCCGGAGGCGGCAGCGCAGCGTAACCATGGAGGCCCCCAGCTCATACCCGGCGGGCACAGCGTGAGCCGGACCATCGGCCTGATCTGGGCGCAGACGCCGCGCGGAATCATCGGGCGCGACAACGCGATTCCGTGGCGCATCCCCGAGGACATGGCGCATTTCAAGGACGTCACCTGGGGCCACCCCGTGGTGATGGGCCGCAAGACCTGGGATTCGCTGCCCGCGCGATTCCGCCCCCTGGAGGGTCGCCGCAATATCGTCGTGACCCGGCAGCCCGACTGGTCCGCCGACGGCGCGGAGCGGGCCGGTTCGCTGGCCGAGGCGCTCGCGCTGACCGGCGACACATCGGTGTGGATCATGGGCGGCGGTGAGATCTATCGCGCCGCAATGCCTTTGGCCACCGTGCTCATGGTCACCGAGGTCGACGCCGATATCGACGGCGACACCCTGGCCCCGCCCAT
This sequence is a window from Nocardia yunnanensis. Protein-coding genes within it:
- a CDS encoding AMP-binding protein, producing MAPKAPRRRSLLVCAAFDPALTWRVLERFGVTNFAAAPTVYRALRNSAVPDGVALRRLSSAGEPLTPDVITWSERALGLAIRDHYGQTETGMTVVNAWHPDLLADIKIGSMGRPMPGYTVEILGLDSEEPAPAGEAGRVAIATSSPLLTFRGYRNAPEAGAARFTADGKWYLTGDVASRDEDGYLTFASRDDDVILSCADNSSTEPARAPRLVHIHKRGAAQSGFRQLRCGFACGELSHVRVRL
- a CDS encoding winged helix-turn-helix transcriptional regulator yields the protein MTIVESSGLPADVYSAKCPTRQVLDHIAGKWTVLVIDSLLQHDTLRYTELSRRIGGVSQKMLTQTLRSLESDGFLTRTVHPTIPPRVEYELTALGRSLAEPIAALRLWTEEHINEIERARAARD
- a CDS encoding lipase family protein yields the protein MSACLTVAAAGVAAADPEFPPSFPPDQNQLPQLPSEPQLYDLLPIPSPDQDPWYDDPANLADYAPGEIVRSREVQTRLLGLPVPVYTKQLLYRSNDVHDNPIVTATTVIVPGILWAGSPRPVVSFQEAIDSTDSACNPSHTLQTGTMKESTLVMYWLAQGFAINVPDFDGKFNTFNTYGEGKMVLDSLRAVKNDPALGLTDSGFALYGYSGGGSGSLRAAELRQSYAPDVRLLGTSIGGTPGNLLAEAEFATKSEPGLTGISNFTMWLGFASLAREYPDIFKPEDLLTEEGQGLLKDFQSRCYATIAAQGAYRPISAYYQPGKSLETSPQVVKVLEDNSLGHYIPDSPILWWHGMWDELIPPSVVLPTVDSYWDRGADLRFYTVPVPEHVTNAVTGWIPAVAWLSAVLRGLPPGPKFNAQFTPLPPGFPGS
- a CDS encoding thymidylate synthase, with the translated sequence MESGRETRDSARDTQYEDLLRLVLESGTPKADRTGTGTRSIFGHQLRYDLSQGFPLITTKKVHLKSIVYELLWFLRGDSNVQWLQDNGVTIWDEWADANGELGPVYGVQWRSWPTPDGTHIDQISQVLQTLRTDPDSRRMIVSAWNVAELNKMALAPCHAFFQFYVADGKLSCQLYQRSADLFLGVPFNIASYALLTHMVAQQTELLPGDFIWTGGDVHIYDNHDAQVREQLTREPYPFPTLHLRPTTSLFDYSYEDVEIQGYQHHPAIKAPVAV
- a CDS encoding dihydrofolate reductase, with protein sequence MSRTIGLIWAQTPRGIIGRDNAIPWRIPEDMAHFKDVTWGHPVVMGRKTWDSLPARFRPLEGRRNIVVTRQPDWSADGAERAGSLAEALALTGDTSVWIMGGGEIYRAAMPLATVLMVTEVDADIDGDTLAPPIAPDWRSDEDDWRESAKGLRYRFRRYRRASPGLR
- the cobF gene encoding precorrin-6A synthase (deacetylating), producing the protein MRKLFVIGIGAGDPDQVTVRAVKAMRQVDVFFVIGKKGDGTQELVDVRAAILAEHATQPHTVVEIADPPRDRTVPGSGADAAYQGAVTDWHEARAELLERAFAETDGVGGILVWGDPSLYDSTLRIVERVLRRARIHFDYEVIPGITSVQALAAAHRMVLHEIGEPLHITTGRKLRDDGLAAGQSTLVMLDADCSFTHIPGDDIHIWWGAYLGMPDETIIEGPLRAVEHAITARRTELRQSKGWIMDIYLLRRGR